Genomic segment of Malania oleifera isolate guangnan ecotype guangnan chromosome 7, ASM2987363v1, whole genome shotgun sequence:
ATTGGATATCGAGGTTGTACGCGCATATCATAGGCATCCACTTTGATAGAATTTGGTTTAAGATATCCCAACTACCCAAGAATTTTGTGATAGTCTTCTGATTTCCCAACCACACCTTCATATGATATAAGAGTATATAAATCAATGATCTATAAATTCCTTTAAAGTAGTGCCTAAAGTATGCACACCTTGGTCATATTCATTATCTACTAAGATATTAGGGATGAGGAAATTTGGCAATGATCCTATGATAAACTTTGGTTTGTGTATGTGTGGGGTCCAACATATTAATTGACTTATGTTGGGATCTAGTGCCTACCATTGTGCCAAAAGCTCGAGCTGATAGTTAGGAACAACCATTTCCATATATATGGCAACACAAAAGCCTTGCATCTATATGTGTTGTGGGTGGACTTAAAGGGCTTCATAGTGCATAAGCAGGCGCACTAGGAGGATAGACTGTCAAGCATCGATACCATGTATTTGCATATACGATAATGAGTCAACGGGAAAATTGCTGACACCTCATAAATGCCAATAGTCTCCCCCTATCACATCTTAGGGTACTTGAACTTGCAACTTCACTCTGATAAAATTGTTAGGATCTAGCGCCTACCACTACACCAAAAGCTCAAGTTGATAGTAAGGAGCAACCATTTCCTTATACATGGTAGCATAAAGCCCCATCTCTATATGTGCAGGGGGTGGGCTTGTGGAGCTTCGCAATGTATACCTAGGCACACTAGCAAGATGGGTTGTGAAGCTCCAATACCATGTACTTGCATACACAATAGCAAGCCCGTATAGATTATTGATACCCATAAATGTGAATAGAGCGGGAGTGGTCACCAGAGTACAAGTGCATGCAATGGATGAGGTATCGACATTTGTTTAAAACTCATTGGACCGTCTACGAGTTTTGTGCACACAtcaatttgggaaaaaaatttattctagacaatttttaaataatttataatgaaataatattatttctagaaaaaaaaaaatcaacaatccaATGGATCTATTTGTATgtcataaaaaaattatattataaaatataaatggTCTCTTGAGACCCTTTATGTAGAACATATCCAACATTTCTTGAGTTTTTATAAATTCAGGTATGAGCTCATTTCCTTgttagattttcaaaaatacttgatgTTTGGTATTTTGATGGAAGAGGTTTTCCATCTTTTCGTATTTatagtgcaataaatttaaacttCATAACTCATATaacagaaagaaaaaaataaagagtaaaatgACTAAACAATATCTCattttacaatttaaaataaacaaaGAGAAAGAAATCCTTTgacttatgaaaaaaaaaatatatttatatctaCCATCATTTCTTCTTTCCTATTTAGAGAAGTGACAATCCAACTGTACCAATAGAAGTACACATTCCATTTGAAGCGTGATAATATAATTTGTTGCCTATTAAAGAAAATCGGTGATCTTCACATGACTTAGAGAATCACAATGAATACATTCTCGTCTCTTTATTGTCAATTTAAGGTATGTTTGGTATCGTTACTGTTTTCAGTTTTCTGTTTCTGCTTTTCCacaataaagaaataaattataaaaacgtATTTGTTTGTGTTgtcagttttctatttctattgtcGACTTTCAGCTGTTTAtcaaaaaaactgaaaaccagactttatgattttcagttgttttcgCAATCTGTGGTCAAAAAATTAAATGGTCATATGAATTTAAgtataattaaaagaaatatatatatataaatttcaaataataataataaaaccaattacaaactactttcactatttttcaattgtcatgtccaataaaatttttatagtaaaGTATaagaattaaataatataattataataaattctatttttattatagtattttttttaatatgtattatttgtaatattattattttaatcatatttttataatattatttgatttaaatatgaaaaaatagtttttttattttgtattaattttataaatattaatcaaataaatGGCTAGTTTccgatttttaaattttatttttaatttttagttttcatttctcaAATTTTTATCGGTCATGCTAAACAAACCTAACTACTTAAATTCATTAAACGTGGACGCTAAACGGAACCCAGCCGCAGGGGTTATGATTATGTAGTACGAGGAGACTTCTATGGTCAATTGGTCCACAAGGAGGGTGAAATCAAACGGACCTCAAACTTTCTAGGGTGATCTAGAGTGGGTAGGCGCCCAGGGGATAATTGCGGAAACCCAAGCTAGGTAGGGGCATTATGGTAATTTCACTGAAAAGTAGGGAGCCAGGAGATGCCACGTCATTGATCCGCGTGTCCCTAGCAAAGAACATCAGCCGTACGATCATCATCCACCCCAAAACCCTCAGCCGTCCATTTTTCCTCCGAGCCCTTGATATATTGTCCCCTTAAAACCCTCCCTCGAGTACTTGATACCTATTCCCCCAAATAACTACAGTTGCTTGTGTACTTTGCTACTTGTTGCCGCTGATAGGTGGGGACTCAGGACATCATCcgagtttctctctctctctctctctctctctctctctctctctctctccctccctgcAACTGGGAATGGCGACTGAAGAGGTCAATAAGCCTCCATCACTTCCTTCGTACCCTGAGGTAAGAGTGAGCTCTTTAGGCTAGTGCGGGAaaacccttcttcttcttctcactCACGCTGTTCATTCTTTTTACGAGAATTGAGCTTTGTTTTATCTGAATTCCATTTTCTTGACTTGCATGCTTAAGCTCGTTCGTCTTTGATTTTTGATGCAGCTAGTGATATTTCGTGAAAGAATGGGTTTAGACTTATTTTCTTCACTGCAATGTCAAGTTCTTTTGGGAAAGAAAGAATGACAAATGAGCTTGTTGGATTTGAGCTTTAGTTATTAATCTTTATTTTGGTTGCTttgttctttattttatttttttttgatgATTTTCGTTGCTAAGAAGAGGGAATGTGATTTCTAAAGAACCCAGCAAGCCCTCATTTTCTTGTATCCCTCATTTTTCAACTTATGAACAAAAGTATGCTTCGATTCGAGTTAATCTTTTCCATTTTAGAATGATGTATGCGTTTCCAAAGAACCCCAGAAAGCTCGTTTTCTTTCTTTTAACTATCATCGGCATCAGAATCTAAATTTCGGTGTGTTTTGGTGATTTTTCACTATTCTTTAAACGATTCTTGGTATTTATACGAACACTGAGATGTGGATTTTTCAGATGATCTTGGCGGCCATTGAAGGTCTCAACAGTGAAAACGGGTCGAACAAATCGTCGATATCCAGGTACATTGAGTCCAAGTATGGTCAATTGCCAGCCGGCCACTCGGCGCTGCTCTCGCACCACCTGAACAAGATGAAGGAGAGTGGAGAGCTGGTATTCTTCAAGAACAACTACATGAAGTACGACCCAGATGCGCCGCCTAAGCGGGGCCGCGGCCGGCCACCAAAGCCGAGGATCCCGATGCCGCCGGGCATGGTTCTTTCCTCTGGTAAGCCGCGAGGCCGCCCGCCAAAGGACCCATCGGCGTCCGGGCCGTCGGAGAGTGGGAAGCCCCGTGGGCGGCCTCCGAAGAAACCTCGCGTCGACGGTGAATCCTCTACGAAGACGTCGACTGGGAGGCCCAGAGGAAGGCCTCCCAAGGTGAAGCCTTCATCTGCAGAAGAGACTTTAGAATAGACCCTTTAGTGGTATTGCTTTTTTaactcctctctttctctctctctctgaattggTTGTTGCGACTTTGTAATGGGAATTGTGTTTGTAGTTTCGTGTACATTGTGAGGTACTTTAGCTGTTGAAGCTTGTTTAGTCCCCAAGTTTCAATTTCGTAGGAGATGACTAATTGCTGAAATGGGACTCGCTTCCCCTCTATTGTCTACCTGTGATCTATAAATGCACGCAGTTTCTTTTCTTTGCTTTGAAAAGCAGATGACAATTTTTAATGGGTCTgttatcatcttcttcttcatggATGCTAGATGTTTGATTCTAATCTTGGTGGTAATTTCTTCAGTTCACTTCGTAGAAAGTTTATTGATGTCTTTCTGTAAATGGGTATTTCTTCAAATTGGGTTAGCCTGCTTTTTGAGGAATTACCACGAAGTTTCGTtcaaactagagagagagagagattgtggTGCAAGGGTTTATCGTTGACAAGAATAGAGTCCTAACAAATCTTTGTTGGCTGTATGTCCTTGGGTTCTTATTTGCAAGGCGATGATGGAGGCCCTCAGGCCCCATTTGTCTAGTCTTATTAATCCAATCTGCATTCATGTGTGGGCTGGAAAAGGTTGATTGCGAGCCTATGCTGGGGTTGACAACCATTAAATATTTATCAATTTTACTTTGTGTAATGGTGTTATAATTGAAGTTCCCAAGCTGAGATCTGTGCTACTGTTGAGGTATACTTACACTGTTCCTTCCTGTGCCACACTTCTTTTTAGGTTGGCAGCTTTTTTTGGGTATGGATGAAATTTCAAATGTTTTTGGAGTAAGAAGTATCTGGCCTATTGCTTTTTTATCTTTacagttctcttttccttttctgtTCTTTTGGGAAGGGTCAGATCTtaagtttttggtatttttgaactTGCAAGAGGCTGTCTTTTGTGTATACTGAACGGTTATGGCAAAGGAAGAAAGCGTTGCAATTAGATTGCCCATTAAGTGCAAGTGATTGAGATGGATCTGTGGCCATTCAATTCAATAAAGATCAAGGGACACATGAAAGCTTAGTGAGACTTTAGTAATTTCTGTTTTGAGGTGAATGATTCACTTGAATTGTCAATTGAAgttcattttggtgcttatattttgaattaatataattaagttgtatttatttattttatttaattaaaatttttatgaattggAGGATAGAAGCTAAAGGAAAGTCTTTCCACCTTATATAGATTAGTTGGACCATTTGAGGGATTAGACATTATTGGctattgttggaattgatgtaatCCCAcgaggggggcgaattgggtattaaaaattttctccctaAGTCATTTCAAATTCCAGCaatagtataacacaacctaaggtTTATCTATATAATCGAAAACCTAATCAACACACGTATGGTATATAATGAATCAGGCATATTacatacatgtgttgaaaataaaagtatagaaaataaattgcgaaaatataaagaatacgcacgatatgttatcggggttcggctaatactaCCTACGTTCTTACCTTAGTTTGCAAGCTTGAGACTTACTATTATTGCTCACCTAATGGATGGAGCGataccggttacaaccaggtcaaattatacCAGGGTTGATCTTAACCTTTATACACTCTCTTTACGGGATGGAAAAGGCTCTACTAATCCTTACGAATTAGATTAACGTcccttcaggccatgcctggaatacaacagatattaaatacaaattttgtgtgcaaagatatgtgcttctccaacaagcagattttTACCACTATTAACCAATGCGCATTAACTAGATAGAAACTGTAAGCTCAGTGCAAATAATGTGTAATAGCACTTTAAGtaatgtcaataatcaatcaagtgtAAGAGTGTATTATTaatctatttttaaaataatatgtaaatatatttcaaccacaagtagggtttcaaagttttttagagaatataatcaaaatatctctaagataattttctcaaaattctagcacaagagatatttgaaatcaaacttgtttgaaaaaatattttacaaaacacaagaacaagcctttgaatacttgcaacaatactACAAGATTtacaagctctagaga
This window contains:
- the LOC131160416 gene encoding HMG-Y-related protein A-like, whose translation is MATEEVNKPPSLPSYPEMILAAIEGLNSENGSNKSSISRYIESKYGQLPAGHSALLSHHLNKMKESGELVFFKNNYMKYDPDAPPKRGRGRPPKPRIPMPPGMVLSSGKPRGRPPKDPSASGPSESGKPRGRPPKKPRVDGESSTKTSTGRPRGRPPKVKPSSAEETLE